In the Moraxella osloensis genome, one interval contains:
- the upp gene encoding uracil phosphoribosyltransferase — MQITVIDHPLVKHKLSLMREADSSTYKFRTLTKELARLMAYEASRDFPIETISIQGWEGNQIEGIQIKGKTVTVVPILRAGLGMLDGVLDLIPTAKISMVGLQRDEDTLEPVPFFEKLVKDIDERPALILDPMLATGGSMVATIDMMKKHGCKDIKALVLVATPEGVKAVNDAHPDVKIFTAALDSHLNEQGYIIPGLGDAGDKIFGTKQH, encoded by the coding sequence ATGCAAATTACCGTTATTGACCATCCCTTAGTTAAGCATAAATTATCCTTGATGCGCGAGGCAGATAGTAGCACTTATAAATTTCGTACCTTGACCAAAGAGCTTGCCCGTTTGATGGCGTATGAAGCAAGCCGTGATTTTCCCATAGAAACAATCAGCATTCAGGGATGGGAAGGCAACCAAATTGAAGGCATTCAAATCAAAGGTAAAACCGTCACTGTCGTACCCATCTTGCGCGCAGGTTTGGGAATGCTTGATGGGGTGTTAGACCTTATTCCCACGGCAAAAATCTCGATGGTTGGACTGCAACGTGATGAGGATACCCTTGAGCCCGTGCCTTTTTTTGAAAAGTTGGTCAAAGATATTGATGAGCGTCCTGCGTTGATTTTAGATCCTATGCTTGCCACGGGTGGTAGTATGGTAGCAACGATTGATATGATGAAAAAACACGGTTGTAAAGATATTAAGGCGTTGGTATTAGTGGCAACGCCTGAAGGGGTAAAAGCGGTGAATGATGCCCATCCCGATGTGAAGATTTTTACCGCAGCACTCGATAGTCATTTGAATGAACAGGGGTATATTATCCCAGGGCTTGGGGATGCAGGGGATAAAATTTTTGGTACAAAACAGCACTGA